The genomic segment ATTATGCTAGATATAAAGGCCATGAGTATAAAGTAAAATAACAAAAAATATTTCTGATTCCATAGATAGTATCTAAATTTCATTGTAAAATATATCCCTTTCCTTTCTTCGTTTGAATTAAATGTTCCAGACCGATTTCTTTTAATTTTTTCCTAAGTCGATTTATATTTACCGTAAGCGTATTGTCATCGACAAAAGCTTCATCATCCCACAAACTGCGTATTATATCATCTCGAGATACAATTTCTCCATTATGTTTCATCAGAAGATAAAGAATTTGAAATTCATTTTTTGTAAGTTCTATGTGAGAGTCGTTGTACATTAGAGTATTATCCTTTAGATTTAGTACAGCATCTTTGTATTCGAGGATACTAGATTCAATATTTGTATAAGAATAAGTTCGTCTAAGTATCGCATTTATCTTTGCAGTCAAAACATCTAGTGAAAATGGCTTTTGTATAAAATCATCTCCGCCCATGTTCATAGCCATAACAATATCCATATTTCCATTTCTAGAAGATATAAATATTATTGGAACTTTTGATATGCTTCTTATTTTTTGGCACCAATAAAAGCCATCGAATGAAGGGAGGTTTATATCTAATAAAACCAAATGTGGGTCAAAATCTATGAATTCATTCAGTATGTTATCGAAATTTTCAACAGTTTTGACTTCAAATCCCCATTTAGATATGGCATCTGCCATTATTTTTTTTATCTTTTCTTCGTCTTCTACTATATATATTTTGTGCATAGCCGCCTCCTAGAATTGAGTAAGTATAATTATATACTATTATAA from the Tissierellales bacterium genome contains:
- a CDS encoding response regulator transcription factor → MHKIYIVEDEEKIKKIMADAISKWGFEVKTVENFDNILNEFIDFDPHLVLLDINLPSFDGFYWCQKIRSISKVPIIFISSRNGNMDIVMAMNMGGDDFIQKPFSLDVLTAKINAILRRTYSYTNIESSILEYKDAVLNLKDNTLMYNDSHIELTKNEFQILYLLMKHNGEIVSRDDIIRSLWDDEAFVDDNTLTVNINRLRKKLKEIGLEHLIQTKKGKGYILQ